The genomic segment GCCGGGCGCAGCATCGGCATCGTGACGAACTCGGGCGGCCTGGGCACGGTGGCCGCCGACGCGGCCGCGGTCCGCGGGCTGCGCCTGGCCCGCACGTCGGACGCCACGCGCGCGCGGCTGGCCGCGGACCTGCCCGCCGCCGACCGCATCGGCAACCCGATCGACCTCGGCGTGCGGGCGCCCGTCGACGACGAGCGTGCCGCGGTGCGCGCGCTGCTCGACGACGAGGGCGTCGACGCGGTCCTCGTGGTCCACGTCGGCCTGGGGGGCGACGACCCGGGCATGCGCCTGGCGGCCCTCGAGGACGCGGTCGCCGACGCGTCCAAGCCCGTCGCCGCGTGCGTGGTCGGCCTGGACGGCGAGCTGCCCGAGCGCGACGAGCGCCGCGTGCCCAACTACCGCTTCCCCGAGGCCGCCATCCGGGCGCTGGCCATCGCCGCCGACCGCCGCGACTGGCTCGGCCGCCGCCTCGGCCAGGCACCCGAGCTGCCCGGCTTCGACGCCGACGCCGCGCGCGTCCTGGTCGCCGGCGCGCAGGACGGCCGGCTCGACGCCGAGCAGGTCGTGGCGCTGCTGGGCACCGCGGGCCTGGCGCTGGCGCCCGGCGCGCGGGCCGTGCCCGAGGACGCCGTCGAGGTGCTCGTCGGCGCGGTCAACGACGCCGAGCTGGGGCCCGTGATCGGCGTCGGCGCGGGTGGCGGGCGCCCGCTCGTGCCGGGCGACGTCGCGTTCCGGCTGGCGCCGCTGACCGATGTCGACGCCGAGGACCTCGTCGACGCCCCGGCGGCGCTGCGCGCCGCGCTGGCGACGGGCCGCCACGACGTCGCGGCTCTGCGCGACGTCGTCCTGCGCGTCGCGGCGCTCGCCGATGCGCTGCCCGAGCTCGCCGAGGCCGAGCTGGACCCGGTCCGGGTGGCGCCCGGCGGGGTCACGGTGGCCGGGGCGCGGATGCGCATCGCCCCGCCGCCCCAGCGCGAGCGCGCGAAGACCTGGTAGCCGCCGGATGCCCGCCCAGGGGGCGGGATCCGGTCGCGGGTGTTCGCCCAGGGGGCGAAACCCGCAGTGCGGAGCTTGTCCCGCCGCGCCCCCTCTCCTAGGGTCGGGGCATGGGTCGCTACGAAGACGAATGCGCCAGGCACCGGTGGACGGTGCCCGAGCGCTACAACCTCGCCCACGACGTGTGCGACAAGCACCCGCGCGACAAGCTCGCGATGGTCTGGGAGCGCTTCGACGGCGAGCGCCGCGACGTCACCTGGGGCGAGATGCAGGACCTGGCCAACCAGGCCGCCCATGTGCTGGCCGACCACGGCGTGGTCAAGGGTGAGCGCGTCGCGGTCGTGCTGCCGCCGACGCCCGAGACCGCGGCGATCTTCTTCGGCACCTGGAAGCTCGGTGCGCTGCTGTTGTCGATGTCGGTCCTCTACGGCGACGACGGCATCCGCCACCGCCTGACCGACAGCGACCCCAAGGTGCTGGTCACCAACGCCGCCAACGCCGCTCGGTTCGCCGACTGGGGCGGCGAAGTCCTGATCCTGGACGCCGACGACGGCCTGCTGGCGGGCGCCTCGACCGAGCCCGTCGTCGCCGACACGTCCTCCGAGGACCCCGCCCAGCTCTACTACACGTCGGGCACCACCGGGCTGGCCAAGGGCATCGTCCACGCCCACCGCTACCTGCTGGCCCACGAGGAGTTCATCTACTGCCACGAGGTGCAGGACGGCGAGCGTTTCCATGGCATGGGCGAGTGGGCGTGGGCGGCGGGCATCGCGCCGCTGCTGGGGCCGTGGCGCCTGGGCGCCACGCAGGTCGTCATCCAGCGCGAGGGCGGGTTCGACCCCGCCCAGCAGCTGGACTTCCTCAGCCGTCACCGGGTCACCAACGTGTTCACGACCCCGACGGCGATGCGCTCCATGATGTCGATCGCCGACGCGGGCACCCGCTACCCGTGCGAGTTCCGCCGCGTGTGCAGCGCCGGCGAGCCGCTGAACCCGGAGGCCATCCGCTGGTTCCGCGAGCAGTACGGGCTGACCGTGCTGGACTACTACGGGCTGACCGAGTCCTATCCGCTCGTCGGCAACTTCCCGTGGATGGAGGTCCGCGAGGGCTCCATGGGCCGTCCCATGCCGGGCTGGGACGTGCGGATCCTCGACGAGGACGAGCGCGAGGTCGCCCAGGGCGAGCGCGGCGAGATCTGCCTGCGCGCCCGGTCCAACCCCCACTACCCGCTCGGCTACTGGAACAACGACGAGGCCGCGCGGGAGACCTTCGGCGGCGACTGGTTCCACACCAAGGACGCCGCGACGGCCGACGAGGACGGCTACATCTGGTATGCCGGGCGCGCCGACGATGTCATCATCTCGGCCGGCTACCGGATCGGCCCGTTCGAGGTCGAGTCGGCGTGCATCGAGCACCCCGCCGTGCGCGAGGCGGCGGCCGTCGCCTCGCCCGACGAGCGCCGCGGCACGATCGTCAAGGCGTTCATCGTGCTCGCCGAGGGCCACGAGGGCTCCGACGCGCTGGCCGAGGAGATCAAGGCCTTCGTGCGCGACCGGCTGTCGGCCTACGCCTACCCGCGCCGCATCGAGTTCGTGACCGACCTGCCCAAGACGCTGACGGGCAAGATCCGCCGCATCGAGCTGCGCGAGCAGGAGGCCGCGCGGTCCTGACCGGCGCTACTCGTAGACCACGACGTCCGGGCGTGGGCTCAGCGCCATGACCGCGCCCGGCGCCATCGTCCGGACGTCCTCCTTGTAGAACAGCTTGAACCCGCGCCCCAGCGTGGGCGTGCGGCGGATGAAGGCGTGGTACTTGGCCACCTTGACCACCGTGCTGCCGAAGCCGTCGACGTTGACCACGGTCGCCACGCCCGGTGAGGGGCGCAGGCGCTCGTCGCGGGTGATCATCCCGTCGGTGAACCGGTGCACCAGCAGCAGCTTCTCGGGCAGCGCCCGCTCGCGGACGATCCGAGACAGGTAGCCGGCGGCGGCGTTGACGACGTCGGCGTCGGTGCTGCCGATGACCTTCCCCGGCAGCTGGCCGGGGCCGACGTGCCACTCGGGATCCAGCGCGAGGCCGACGTCGGGCTCGCGCAGCCAGCGCGCCAGGCGCTCGATCTCGGGACCGAACTGGCCGCGGCCCGGCTGGATGTCGAGCACGAGCAGCGCGTGGACCCGGCGTGCGGCCGCGAGGTAGCGGTCGATCATCGCCGCGCTCATACGGTCGCGGTACAGCCCCGAGGGCCCGGGCGCGGCCGTGGCGACCGTCGAGATGAGCTCCAGGGCGGGCAGGACGTGGCGCGTGCGGCGGTCGTAGGGCCGCGCCTGGGCGAGCAGGCGGCGTGCGGCGTGGGCGGGCGTGCCGATCCCCAGGGCGCCGAGCTCGGGGTCGCGCGGGTTGCCGTAGAAGGCGACGACGCGCCGGTCGGGGAACAGGCGCCGCCCGCCCCCGGGCAGCTGCGTGGCAGGCGCGGCGCGCTCGCTCGCCGTCCGCTCCGTGGCGTCCGGGCGGCCGCCGCCGCCCGACGAGGCCCCCACCGCGACCCCGGCGCCGAGCGCGGCGAGCCCCACGACCGCCAGGGCGGCCAGGCGCCGCCGTCGGACCACCGCGCGCTCCACGCGTGCATCATGCCCGCTGGGAGGGGGCGGGCGAACCTGTCCGCGCGCCGGCGGCGACCTCGACATCCGCCGCGGCGGCGTCGAACCCGGGCCGCGATCGGCGTCCGAGTCGGTAAGGATGGGGGAGATGGCTCTCCTGAACGGCAAGAAGCTCCTGATCACCGGCGTGCTCACCGACCGCTCGATCGCCTACTCCGTCGCGCGGCGGGCGCAGGAGGAGGGCGCCGAGATCGTCCTCACCGGCTTCGGGCGCGCCATGCGGCTGACCCAGCGGATGGCCCAGCGGCTGCCCGACCCGCCCGACGTCCTCGAGCTCGACGTCACCGACGACGCGCAGCTCGCCGCCGTCGCGCAGGAGCTCGAGGGCCGCTGGGGCGCCCTGGACGGCGTCCTGCACGCCATCGCGTTCGTGCCCGGTGACGCGCTCGGCGGGCGCTTCATGGAGGCGCCGGCCGCCAGCGCGCTCAGCGCGTTCGAGATCAGCGCGTTCTCGCTGAAGTCGCTCGGCGCGGCGTTCGCCCCGCTGCTGGAGCGTGCCGAGGGCGGCGGCTCGCTCGTCGGACTGGACTTCGACGCCACCCGGGCGTGGCCGATCTACGACTGGGCCGGCGTCTCCAAGGCCGCGCTGGAGTCCGTCAACCGCTACCTGGCCCAGTACCTCGGGCCGCGCGGCATCCGCTCCAACCTCGTCGCCGCGGGGCCGCTGCGCACGATGGCCGCCGGCGCGATCGAGGGCTTCGACGTCCTCGCCCAGGCGTGGGAGACCGGCGCGCCGCTGGGCTGGGACCTCGAGGACCCCGACCCGGTCGCGGACGCCTGCCTCTTCCTGCTCTCGTCGCTGTCGCGCGCGATCACCGGCGAGATCCTGCACGTCGACGGCGGCTTCCACGCCCTCGGCGTGCACGGTGTCACGCCCCCCGCGCCCGGCGCGGCGGCCTGAGCGATGGCGGGCCCCGACGAGGAGCGCACGCGCCGGCGCGTGCACGTGCGCTGGCGCGACCTGGACACGCTCGGCCACCTCAACTCCTCGGTCTACCACGAGTACCTCGAGGAGGGCCGTGGCGCGCTGGTCGCCGGGCTCGGCGACGACCCGGCCGACCCGTTCCCGTGGGTGCTGGCCCACATCGAGCTCGACTACCGCCACGAGGTGCGCCGCGAGCACGGCTACGTCGAGATCGTCACGGGGGTCGAGCGCGTCGGGTCCAAGAGCGTGACGACGACCCAGCGCGTCCTGCTGCCCGACGGGACCGTCGCGGCCGAGGGCCGCGCGATCATCGTCGCCTGGGACGGCCGTGCGCGCGGCTCGCGGCCGCTGGGCGAGCGCGAGCGCGCCGTGCTCGGGGGGCTCGCGGCCGCC from the Baekduia soli genome contains:
- a CDS encoding acyl-CoA synthetase, coding for MGRYEDECARHRWTVPERYNLAHDVCDKHPRDKLAMVWERFDGERRDVTWGEMQDLANQAAHVLADHGVVKGERVAVVLPPTPETAAIFFGTWKLGALLLSMSVLYGDDGIRHRLTDSDPKVLVTNAANAARFADWGGEVLILDADDGLLAGASTEPVVADTSSEDPAQLYYTSGTTGLAKGIVHAHRYLLAHEEFIYCHEVQDGERFHGMGEWAWAAGIAPLLGPWRLGATQVVIQREGGFDPAQQLDFLSRHRVTNVFTTPTAMRSMMSIADAGTRYPCEFRRVCSAGEPLNPEAIRWFREQYGLTVLDYYGLTESYPLVGNFPWMEVREGSMGRPMPGWDVRILDEDEREVAQGERGEICLRARSNPHYPLGYWNNDEAARETFGGDWFHTKDAATADEDGYIWYAGRADDVIISAGYRIGPFEVESACIEHPAVREAAAVASPDERRGTIVKAFIVLAEGHEGSDALAEEIKAFVRDRLSAYAYPRRIEFVTDLPKTLTGKIRRIELREQEAARS
- the fabI gene encoding enoyl-ACP reductase FabI — its product is MALLNGKKLLITGVLTDRSIAYSVARRAQEEGAEIVLTGFGRAMRLTQRMAQRLPDPPDVLELDVTDDAQLAAVAQELEGRWGALDGVLHAIAFVPGDALGGRFMEAPAASALSAFEISAFSLKSLGAAFAPLLERAEGGGSLVGLDFDATRAWPIYDWAGVSKAALESVNRYLAQYLGPRGIRSNLVAAGPLRTMAAGAIEGFDVLAQAWETGAPLGWDLEDPDPVADACLFLLSSLSRAITGEILHVDGGFHALGVHGVTPPAPGAAA
- a CDS encoding acyl-CoA thioesterase — encoded protein: MAGPDEERTRRRVHVRWRDLDTLGHLNSSVYHEYLEEGRGALVAGLGDDPADPFPWVLAHIELDYRHEVRREHGYVEIVTGVERVGSKSVTTTQRVLLPDGTVAAEGRAIIVAWDGRARGSRPLGERERAVLGGLAAADG